The Leptospira koniambonensis sequence CATTATGAACATCAGGACGATTCATTGTGATCTGGAAAATTTTGCCACCAGCAACATCATGAATATTTGTAATCAATGGAAGATCTGACATACCTAAATAAAAACCTAGATCTATAATACAGAAAGAACTTTTTTGTTTGGTGTTGACTTCTTAAATCTTACGTCTAAAATTCCATCTACCCGAGTTGAACCCGGTATGCCTCAAAAAGAAGAACTCGGAACAAACCAAACCTTAGATTTACTATCAGAACTTCTGGACACATACGTCTGGGAAACGGAAGATATAAGTCTTTGTAAGATCCCTTCTCAACTTTCTAAACGTTTAGGCTTAAAAGAATCCGAAATTTCCTTATCGTTCCTTCTAACAAAGATCCATCCCTCAGACAGAACAAAATTAGAAGTAGAAATTGCGTCTGCCAAAGAAGGACAAAATCCAGATCCATTTGAATTGAAAATAGCAGGACAGGATGGAGAGTTTTTATATTTCAAAGTTGGCATTCGATATTTAAGAACTTCTTCGGAAGTCCAAGGCAAATATATATTCTTACTCCAAGAGATCACAAAACCAAAGGCAGATAGAGAATCTCTCAGACAAAGTAACAGAAGATTAAAACTCGCAACAAAAGCAGCAAATGTAGGCATCTGGGATTTAGATCTTATCAAAAATGTATTAGTCTGGGACGAAGGAATGTACAATCTTTATGGAGTTCCTAAGGCAGAATTTTCAGGCGCTTATGAAGCCTGGGAGAAGTCACTTCATCCGGATGATAAGAGCAGAGCTATAGAAGATTTTTATAATGCAGTCGCAGGAAGAAAGGAATTTGATACTGAATTCAGGATCATCTGGCCTGATAAATCAGTTCATTATATTAAGGCAATTGCAGCAGTATTTCGCGACTCTGAAGGAAATCCGATCCAAATGATCGGAACAAATTGGGATATCACTCGTATCAAACTTGCAGACCAAGAATCTATAAAAAACCAGGAGAACCTTGTTTTAAGTGAGCTAATGTTCAGAGGAGCATTCGAGAATAATGGGATCGGAATGGCGGTAGTTTCTTCTGAAGGAAAATGGTTAAAGGTAAATAGAAAACTCTGCGAGATTTTAGGATATGCAGAAACTGAATTTTACTCTCTCACCTTCCAAGATATCACTCATCCAGAAGACCTAGAAAAAGATCTATCATACGTAAAACAGATCTTAGATAAAGAAATAGAATCTTATAAAATGGAAAAACGATACTTCAAAAAGGATGGTTCCATTATCTGGATCAACCTAAGTGTTTCTTCCGTTAGAGATAAGTTTGATAATTTCTTATATTTTGTTTCTCAGATAGAAGATATCACAGAAAAGAAAATTGCAGAACAATCATTGATCGCAATCAACTATGATATGAAGCAGATCTTGGATTCTGCAACACAGGTCGCCATCATAAAAACAGATTTACAAGGTGTGATCACGGTTTTCAGCAAAGGTGCAGAAAATTTATTCGGATATTCAGAAGAGGAATTGATTGGGAAATATACGCCGGAAATACTCCATGATAAAGAAGACACGGCCAAAAAAGGAAAAGAATTAAGCGAACTTTATAATAAAGAACTTAAAGGTTTCGATATATTCAGCGAGGTTGCTAAAAGAGAATCATATGATTCTAGGATCTGGAAATACAGGAGAAAAGATGGAACTGTTTTCCCAGCACAAATGATCATCACTACTGTCAAAGGTTATGATTCTAAAATTTCCGGATTTTTAGGAATAGGCACAGATGTATCTGGAGCTCAGGAATATTTAGAAAGACTGGAAGATACAAAACTACAGTTAGAAATTTTAGCAGATCAATTGAGCAGAAAGAATGCACAACTTCTAAACTACGCGCATATTACTTCTCATAACCTAAGAGCACCTACAAGTAATTTGATCTCCCTAGTTGAATTAGTGGAAGAGGCACAATCTGAAGAAGAAATACATTCCCTGCTAGGAAAGTTCAAGATCTCTGTGGATTATTTGCAAGAGACCTTAGATAGTTTGGTAGAAGTATTAAAAATACAAGAAGGCACCAGACGTAAAATAGAACCTGTCCGATTCGATTCAGTTTTAAAAAAGATAACTAGAATTTTAGAAGGTCAGATCCTGGAGACTTCTGCTGAGATCCGCTCAGACTTCTCCCCTTTAGAAGAATTCGAATATGATAAGGCTTATTTAGAAAGTATTCTATTAAATCTAATTTCAAATTCTATTAAGTATAGATCTTCTAGTCGTATTCCTAAGATAGAGATCCGGACAGAAATTGCAGAAGGAAAATATTTGCTTATTGTAGAAGATAACGGTTTAGGTATAGATCTGAAAAAATACCAAAACAAATTGTTCGGTTTACATAAAACATTCCATAGACATCCAGACGCAAGAGGTGTTGGGCTTTTCCTCACTAAGTCTCAGGTAGAAGCTCTCAATGGCAGGATTTATGCAGAAAGTAAATTAGATCATGGAACTAAAATGATCATAGAATTGCAGTCATTATCTCCTCTAAATTGAAAACTCACGAAAACTTACGTTTTTGTAGGAATTCCGACCTTATAGAAGGTTCTTAATTCTATTTAATTCTTAAATATCTATTTTCATCCGATTTCATTCGATTCGATCAAATTTCGATTTTTGGAATATTCTATTTATTTTTACAATTAGCTGAATCGGGTTGCTCCTTGGTCCAAAAAGATCTACACTTAAGGAATGGATAATAGAAGCCAGAAGTCGGACCAAAAGTACCGAATGAGAACCCAGCCGGGCGGCGTCGTGATTCATTCAAGAGCCCAGCCCCAGAAACCAATCAAGTATAGAACAGGAAGACCGGAAGAGGAAGAAATCGCCTCCTTTTGGGTATTTTATCTTTTCCTATTTATAGGATCGTTAATACCGATCGTAGGAGTATTCCCTGCGTTTATCCTGTTCTCTTTTGCGAAAAATAAGTTTTTCAAATTTCTACCGCTTGTTTTGAGTATATTAACCAGCAGCTACGCTCTTTATATAAGAGCTCACTCAGGTTCTGTATTCCAACAACTGAGAAATTTCGTCTATTAAGCCGAAAAAACTTAGAAGGACTTAAATTCTTCTTAAGAAAGAATCTATAGGTCCTAGGCAAATTTACCTTTCTTTAAAAGCCGGCAAAACTGGCTCTATTGACTTTATATCAATCGAAAGTTTTCACAGCGCCAATACTAAAAGATGGTATACCTGCTCTTGCATTATAGGAATAACCAGTTAAGTTCGCGTTACCCACGCTTCCCACTGCATGAGAAAGATCCCAGTCTGTTCCTTTTCCACCTTCTATGGTTTTTCTAGGAATATTATAACTTACAGCTATATCTAAACTCCAACTGTCAAATAAATAACTGAAACCTGCAGAAACAATATCAGTTAGAGAGAAAAATCCGCCAGTAGTTCCTCCCAAAGCATTACTTTTTACTAATGGAGAATTATAGGAATATCCGCCCCTCAATATCCAAGAAGGAGAAGCCTTATACTCTATTCCTAAAATTACCGCCCACTGATCTCTGAAATTCAAATGTGCATCCGCAGAGCCTGTTTTTCCTAAAGGAGTAGGAAGCCATGGATCTTCTAAGGTTTGATTGGCTTTTCTTAAATAAGAACCGTAATTGGTATATACAAAATCTAATGCGAATTTCAGATTTTCAGGCCCGAATGCAAATCCTAATACATGTTTTTCTGGCAAATCAAAAGTATAAGAAACACCTGTCTTACGATAATAGTTTGGATCGTTTGTTCCTACATTGTATCCACCATTCAAAGGAATTCCAACGTGAGATTGGTAAGCATATGCAATCCGGAAATAATCCGAAAAAGAATAATTTGCTCCGAGTATCCCACCTAAAGCGAAAGCATTTTTAGAACTTTCATAATAATAACCTTGGCCAGGGATCTCGATATTACCAGTTATATCATAATATTTTTGATTCAATTTCTGGGTTCCATAAGCAAGCTCTACACTTCCACCCAATGATAAATTACCAAACTTAACGGAGAGGCCGTTCACCAGTTTAAAAACTGCGAATGTATTAGAGTTAGATTCTTTGATCTGCTTAGAATTTCCAAGTGGCCCGGGCATATTAATATCTGCCCATTGGTTCACAGTTTCTCCAGTAGGAGTATTTCTTGTGATCTTATCTACTCCTCCTGAAGCTCCTCCTGGAACATAGAATGTAACTCCATAATTGATCGTTTCAGTCACAGGAAGTTTAAAAGCGATATAAGGACCTGGACCAACCACGTTAGTCGATTTATCATTCTCATAGACGAGTTCCGGATTCGGATCTTGGAAACGGTCCCTGTATCTGTTTTGGATAAGAGAAGCGCCCAAACCAAATTCCAATTTTTTGCCTTTAACCAAAGATAAATTAGCAGGATTTAAGGCCACATCTACCGGAGAACCTCCAAGTGCGTAACCCGCGCCAGCAAGACCTAAATATCTGGAATTGATCGCGTTGAAGTATAATCCATCAACTGCCAAAACTTCTCCGCTCCCAAAAACGAATAATAAGAATATTATAAATATCGAATACTTATTTCGGACCAAACCTCTATGCATTTCTGTTCCTCCCGAGAACCCTGAATTACAAAAGTCTCGAAAGGATTTCCATCATAACACGCAAAAAATCCAATAAAACGAAATCAAATGTACAAAAGAGATAAATATATTAAGCATAGAACCTATATAACTAAACAGTAGGATCTTAAACATACAATTAAAGCAGAATTATATTTAATATATTAAAATAATTATGGATTTTATGGAAATATACTCAAAATATATCTATTATAGCAGATTCAATTCCGTAAAAGAAATCTATCAGGAGAATACTATGGGAATCCATGAAACAAACGGAACACCTCAAATCGATCCAGGACTGGAAGATATATACCGTAATTTCCTAGATTCTATATTCAAAAAACAGAATGAAGATCCTCATCGTTATGGAGGAAGACAGGTTGCAGGGCAATTCGTCCAAGAACTATTCGATATTCTTTTTGCAGGATTTTTCTCAGATCTTAACTTTAGAGATCGAACTCAGGTAGAAGATAGTATCTCCCGTTTTCTACTAGATGCAAAGAAGAAGTTACAACCGTATCTTGTAGGGTCCAATGGTCCTGAGATCAATTGGGTTCTTTCAGAACTTAAAAAAGAATTACCCTTACTTTATGATCTAATCTGGAAGGACGCAATCGCTGCCTATGAAGGAGATCCTGCTGCAGAAAGTGTAAAAGAAGTGATACTCGCCTACTCTGGCTTTTATGCGATTGCAGTTCACAGAGTTGCACATGTATTACATCGTTTAAGAATTCCAATTTTTCCAAGAATGCTAAGTGAATATGCTCACGAAAAAACAGGGATTGATATTCATCCTGGAGCTAAGATCGGAAAATCATTTTTTATGGACCATGGAACCGGGATCGTAATCGGTGGGACTTCCGAAATTGCGGATAATGTTAAAATCTACCAAGGAGTTACTTTAGGAGCTCTTTCTGTAAGTAAAGACCTAGCAAGTATTAAAAGGCATCCTACAATTGAAGAAAATACGATTATCTATGCAGGGGCTACTATATTAGGTGGAGATACTGTGATCGGAAGAAATAGTATCATAGGAGGAAATACTTGGCTCACACAAAGTGTTCCTCCTTATTCTGTAGTGTATCAGAAAAATGAGATCCGGGTCAGGAATTCCAAAGAACTGGACAATGTGATCGATTTTTCTATTTGAAGAATATTGATCGAAGCTTGTTTTCGGATCCGACCCTCAAAGAGGGCCGGAAGTCCTTCCACCTTTCAGATCGTAAAGAGCCCGGATAAGAGCATCTATATCTTCGCAAGTATTATAAAATGCTAAAGAAGGTCTTACAGTACTTTCTAATCCGAATCTTCTTAAGATAGGTTGTGCACAGTGGTGTCCTGATCTTACTGCAATTCCTTCCTGGGCTAAATATCTTCCTACGTCTTCTGTTTTAAAACCTTCCAACACGAAAGATAATACCCCAGCCTTATCAGGTGCAGTTCCGATCATTTTCAGACCAGGAATTTTTTTAAGTTCCTTTGTCCCATATTCCAAAAGAGAATGTTCATATTCTGCAATACGGATCATTCCGAATTTATTTAGATAATCGATTGCTGCACCTAATCCTACTGCATCCGCGATATTACCAGTTCCAGCTTCGAAACGAAAAGGGGCTGGTTGATACACTGTTCTTTCGAAAGTAACATCTTGGATCATATTTCCTCCACCTTGCCAAGGAGTCATTTGGTCCAAAATTTCTTTCTTACCGAATAAAACCCCGATCCCAGTTGGAGCAAAAACCTTATGACCAGAGAATACATAAAAGTCGCAATCCAGTGCTTGCACATCCACAGGCATATGTGAGACTGCTTGGGCCCCGTCCAATAATACCTTGGCGCCTTGTTTATGTGCCAATTCTATCATTGCCCCAGCCGGAGTTACAGTTCCTAATGCATTCGAAACTTGGGTGAATGCAACTATACGAGTCTTAGGAGTTAGTAATCTTTGGTATTCGCTTAGAATGATCTGTCCTGTTTCGTCTACTGGAATTACCTTTAGTTTAGCTCCCTTCTCTGAGCATAACATCTGCCAAGGAACAATATTAGCATGATGTTCTAACCAAGAAATAAGAATCTCATCATCCTTTCCTATATTCTGTCTTCCCCAGGTTTGGGCGACTAGATTGATCGCCTCAGTAGCACCTCTAACAAATACGATCTCCTCGGTCGAAGAAGAATTTAGAAAACCCTTTACCTTCTCCCTTGCAGCCTCGTATGCGTCAGTCGCTCTTGCCGCAAGAGTATGAGCTCCCCTATGAATATTGGAATTCTCATGTTTGTAAAAGTAGGAAAGTCGATCGATTACTGCCTGAGGTTTATGAGTGGTGGCTGCATTATCCAACCAAACTAAATTTCGACCATTTACCCTCTCTTCTAAGATGGGAAAATCTTTTCTGGCATAACTCAGATCGAAATTTCCTGAAGAAATATCTACAGAAGGAACTAAACTTGGGCTAAAACTAAACGGATCAGAAATTTGGATATTCTGGGCTTGCGATTCAAAAGACCTGAATTCATCCAAAAAAGAAAATGGAGAATTCTGCCTAGGTAAACCTTGTCCGGAACCTGGGACATTCAATCCTCCAGGGAATGTAGGAACTCCAACACCGGACAATCCTAGATCAGGAACCCTTGTATATCCAGCCCCAGAACTAGAAGTCCATGAATTCACTTTAGAAGCAGATTCTGCCTGAGAGATAATTCCTTGGCTATCTGCAGGAATCTCATTTGGGATTTTGGAAGAAGAAAGAACCAATTCGTCCACGTTAGATCCACTTGAAAGAGGTCCGAAAAAATTCTTAGACCATTCTGCAATCAAGTTAGGATCTACGGGAGGTGAATCCTTCCAGGAAAATTCTCCGGGATATTCCGGAGAAAAATCATTTGTACTCATAATAATTGCCTACATCCACGTTCTCTAAAACAGCGATCGCATCGTCGGTCAGAACAGCAGCAGAGCAATAAAGAGAGATCAAATAAGAGCCGATTGCAGAACGATTGATCCCCATAAAACGAACAGATAGACCAGGAGTTTGTTCTCCAGGTAAACCTGGTTGGTATAGACCAATCACACCTTGTTTCTTTTCACCAACTCTTAAGAGTAGAATGTTGGTTGTCCCACCGGGAGCCTTAGGCGCGGTCTCTCCTCCTACTAAAAGTTTATCAGTAGGAATAATAGGAAGTCCTCTCCAAGTTAGGAACTGTGCTCCAAAAAGAGAAACTGTAGCTGGTGGAACTCCCCTGCGAGTACATTCTCTACCGAAAGCAGCAACTGCCAATGGATGAGCTAAGAAGAAAGAAGGTTCTTTCCAAACTTTAGAAATGAGTTCGTCCAGATCGTCTGGTGTAGGAGCTCCTTTTCTAGTTTGGATCCTTTGTTTTTTAGGAACATTCTTCAATAGACCATAATCTTCATTATTGATTAGCTCATTCTCTTGGCGTTCTTTCACACTCTCGATAGTTAGTCTTAGTTGTTCCTGGATCTGATCGTGAGGAGTGCTGAATAAGTCGGAAACTCTAGTATGAACATCCAGCACAGTGGATATCGCACTTAACGTATATTCTCTAGGTTTTTCTTCGTAGTCTACGAAAGTTTCAGGAAGAGGTTGTTCGTCTTTCTGTCCGCAAAGAACTTCTACCGAAGTATTGTCCTTTACTTTATTCACTCTTAACGTTCCGGACTCTAAAGGTTTCCAATCCAATAAACGAACTAACCATCGAGGAGTGATTAAATCATATTGTGCATTTGTTTTAGTTGTATTTGCAAGCTTGCGAGCTGCGTTATCTCCCAAAGAATGTTGTGGAATGCTGTTTTCAGCCATATTAAAACTCCTGATTAGCCGAATGGTTCGATCCTTTACGTTTATTTATCGTTTTAAACGAATAAAGGGATTCAGATGTCGAAATAACTCTGTTTAATATATTTTAATAGATGATAAGTATATTAAACAAATCAAATGTACTAAGAAAGATCGAAACATTCGTTCCTGTTGGTATTCGATAAGTAACAAAATTGGGAAATACTTTTTTATTCTTTTGGGAAATTAATAAAAACAGAAGAAGAATGATGAAAGAAATTATCCACAAAGAGATTTAACTTACTTACAAATCTGTATAATGTACAAGAAGGTGAAGAGTAAGATTAACTCTGATCGAAGCAGTTCATCTAAACAGAAATTTTATATGATTTATTGACTTAAAACCTTGTTTTTAGGCTTGGATAGACAAATAAAACAAAATCCTTTTCAGTCATTTCGGAGGAGACAGTCTAATAACGAACTCGGAAACTATAACCTATGAAACGTTCCATCATATCCAGAGAAGGGGTCGGACTCTCGGCCACAGTGATCCAAAGACGAGAATTATACCTTTCCAGAGTAGTTACAGATCTTCCCACACTCGTGTTCGTCAAAAAAGGGATCAAAAGCATAAAACAGAATGATCTGGAATTGGATATCAAATCGGGAGAGGCTGTTGCAATTGCAGGAGGCCAGGCATTCGACGTGATCAATCGACCGGATAATGGAGAATTTGAGGCTGCATGGATCGCATTCCATCCAAACGTGATCCGAAATTACAAACCAAATCTCCAAGATTTGAAAGAAATCGAACCAGCATTCATTTTTTCTAATATAACTTCTGGATTTTCAGATGCATTTCAACTCGCAAGAGAATCTATCACCACAGACAAAATAATCTCCGACCAGGTCGCGATCCACAAAGCGACTGAGATATTGATCTGGCTCGGAGAATATGGTAGAAAGTTTAAGATACCTTCTACTGATAATATTTCTGGGAAGGTCCGATCTTTTTTGAGTGCAAATCCTGCGAAAGACTGGTCTGCCATCGAAATTGCAGATCGTTTGGAGATGAGCGAGGCAACATTGAGAAGAAGACTTTCCTCTGAACTATCTTCTTTTTCAGAGATACTGATCGATGTCAGAATGTCATTTGCTCTTTCTCTATTGCAGGCAACAGATCGGAGTATAGGAGAGATCGCAAGAGAGGTAGGATACGATTCAGCCTCCAGATTCGCAGTCCGTTTCAGGGATAGATTCGGATATTCTCCTACAATGCTAAGAAGAGAAGCAAGTCGTGATCGGAACGGCACAATCCTTGATCGGGTCCGGACATAAGACCTCTTTTTTCGTAAATTTGGGATGCATACTTAGATTTCCGATGTTATTCTACATCGCTAAGAACTCGGAGGTTTTATGAAGAGATTCCTATCGTTTCAAAACGGTATATTACTTTGTGTTTTATTCTTTGCTGGATCCGCCTTTGCCGGTGACTTAAAAGTCACTAGCTCCGCCCTCAAAGAAGGAGGAACAATCACCAACACTCATGTGTTTTCTGGATTCGGATGTTCCGGAGAAAATAACTCTCCAGACTTACAATGGTCAGGCGCTCCTAAAGAAACAAAGTTTTTTGCTGTGACTGCTTATGATCCGGATGCTCCTACCGGAAGCGGATGGTGGCATTGGACTGTGATCAATATTCCTGCGACTGTCACTAGCCTTCCTGCAAAAGCTGGAAATGATAAAGGACCTCTTCCTGCAGGTGCAGTCCAAGGTAGAACTGATTTTGGTAAACCTGGATATGGCGGACCATGCCCACCTAAGGGAGACAAACCTCACCGTTATATATTCAAGGTATTCGCATTAAAGGATAAGATCGATTTAGATGGTGAAGCTTCTGGAGCGTTAGTCGGATTTTACATCAATTCCCTAAAACTTGCTGAAGGAAAATTGACTGCAAAATACGGAAGATAATTTTCTTCTCCGAAGTCGGGCAAGGCCGGCTTCGGATTTTTACGTTATTCGCAATTATTAGAAAAACAAAAAGAGAGTTAAAATATTATTCAGCGTTCAATAGAGTAAGAGCGATCTCTTTAGAACAATCGTATGCCTCTATATCCAAAACAAAATCGTCACCAGAAGTCATATTGGTTAGGATCTCAGTTCCACTACTTCTCAATTCACCAGTGATTAGATGATCTAATTGCATATATTCTACATTACCAATTCCGAATGTATATCCATGCTCGGTAAGTATAATCATTTTATTCGACTTCTCATTGATGCCGGCTATCCTTCCTTTCATTATTCCTCCCTAATGAAACTAGATAAAAGTGGTTATAAATATAGACGGATCTTATAAAAAATCCCTACACTATGTCTTACGATTTCAAAAAAATTCGCAAAAAATATTAAGTTAAGTGTTAAGTTGCCGACCTATGCCCATGAGTCCTTGAGTAATAGATCGACTTTTTAAGGGAATCCAAACTATTATACATTGTAGGTATGTTAGATTCAAATATTCCCCAAAAAACCTGGCCTTCCCCGGAGATCGTATCGGATCTTGCAGATATTCGTAAACATGCGCCACTTACTCATGTGCTTACTAATATAGTAGTCACAAACTGGACAGCGAATGTCCTTCTGGCAGCCGGAGCTTCTCCTGCTATGGTCATAGCGGAAGAAGAAGTTTCTGATTTCGCTACAATTGCAGGTGGAATGCTGATTAACGTTGGGACCATCAATAGCTTTGATGCCAAAGCAATGAAGTCAGCCGCAATCGCTGCTCATAGAGCTGGAACTCCTTGGGTTTTAGATCCAGTTGCAGTAGGCGCTCTTAGATACAGAACTGAAATTGCGAAAGACCTTTTACAGCATAAACCAACCGTGATTAGAGGAAACGCTTCAGAAATCTTAGCTTTAGCTGGTGCTGTAGGCGGAGGAAAAGGTGTGGATTCTACTGCTTTTTCTTCTGATGCTCTACCCCTTGCAAAAAAATTAGCGACGAGCACAGGATCTGTAATTGCTGTCAGCGGAGAAGTAGATTATATCACAGACGGAAAAGAGACAATCGCAGTTCCAGGAGGTCATATCTTAATGACCAAGGTGACTGGAGTTGGATGTTCCTTAGGAGCATTGATTGCTTCCTTCTTAGGTGTTCAAAAGGACCCATTACAAGCCGCAATTTCTGCATCTGCTATTTTTGCAATCGCAGGTTCTAAAGCCGCAGAAAAGTCTTCTGGCACAGGAACTTTTGCCGTGGCATTTTTAGACGAACTGACTAATTTAGGCGTTTAAAAAGAGAATAGGACGAGCCTAGTTAAGGCAATAATCCTATATCACTCGCCTTTCTTACTAATTCAGCTCTATTATGCACATTCAGTTTTTTGTATATATTCTTAACATGATGCTGGACTGTATATTTACTGACTTTTAGGAATTCGGCCACTCTTCCGATTGTTTTTCCTTTTACCATTTCATCCAGGATCTGTTTTTCTTTAGGAGTCAGTTTAAACTCTCCCGAATAATCCTTTTGTTTAAAACTATTTAATACACGGAAAGCGATCGTAGGAGTAATGATCGCTCCTCCTTTAAGAACCGTATCCACTACATCAGCGATATCTTTTAATTCAGATTTTAAAATATAACCGATAGCACCATTCTTTAAGGATTCATAAATTAATTCGTCCGAATTCATATTGGAGAGCATAATTTTGGATATCTCAGGATCTCTTGCAGAAATTTTCCCTGCAAGCTCTACTCCATTCATTTCAGCCAACATGATATCCAGAAAAATAATATCTAAGGCTCTACCTTTCTCGTCTTCCCAAAAAGATTCTGCGGATTCCCAATGGAACACTCCACCTATCTCAGGAATAGATTCCAAAGTTTTTAAGATCTGATCCTTAAAACTTTCGTCGTTTTCTACGATTCCTACTTTGATATCTGAATTTTTCATGATCGTATTCACACCTTTTTTATTTTACGGAAAAATTTCCGATCGGGATATTTATTTTTATTTTATATATATTTTCAACTAAGGACATCTCCACTTTTCCACCCAGGCCAGAGATCCTATAGATCAGATTTTCTGTTCCTCTTCCTGTTTTATGTTTATTCAAATGATAAGAAGATTCCACATTCATTTCTGTGATCAGATCTCCATTCTCCAAATAGAAATTCCATTTGGCCACACCTTGTCCATATTTTAGATCATTATTTGTGATCTCATTTACAATACTATAAAGTTCAATGATAGAAGTTTCCTTTCTTTCTTCTTCAAAAAATTGAAGCAGTTCTTCTTGGCATTCAAACTCCAAGTCCCTTTCCACATCTGAATATCTTCTGAGTAAGACTAAATTGATCCCTGTGATAAAATTCTCGGATAATAACCCTAAGTCTTCTATCTTCAACATCTGCTCTCTCAAAATGTGAATAGATTGATTCACTGCCTCATTGATCTTTTTGAAGATTGGTTTGTCTTCTTTGTTTTGGGAGAGCAATTCTTCTGACAAAAACTTTAGATCTGTGAGTTTTCCGCCTAAGTGGTCATGTAAGTCAATATTGATCCTCTGCCTTACATTATTTACAGCTTCTCTCTTCTCATTTTCTTGGTTCAAACGGCTTTTATGACCATCCGCCAGAGCGAGCAAATTATTGATCCTTAAGATCAACTCTTCGAAATCG is a genomic window containing:
- the epsC gene encoding serine O-acetyltransferase EpsC: MGIHETNGTPQIDPGLEDIYRNFLDSIFKKQNEDPHRYGGRQVAGQFVQELFDILFAGFFSDLNFRDRTQVEDSISRFLLDAKKKLQPYLVGSNGPEINWVLSELKKELPLLYDLIWKDAIAAYEGDPAAESVKEVILAYSGFYAIAVHRVAHVLHRLRIPIFPRMLSEYAHEKTGIDIHPGAKIGKSFFMDHGTGIVIGGTSEIADNVKIYQGVTLGALSVSKDLASIKRHPTIEENTIIYAGATILGGDTVIGRNSIIGGNTWLTQSVPPYSVVYQKNEIRVRNSKELDNVIDFSI
- a CDS encoding family 2A encapsulin nanocompartment shell protein, whose protein sequence is MAENSIPQHSLGDNAARKLANTTKTNAQYDLITPRWLVRLLDWKPLESGTLRVNKVKDNTSVEVLCGQKDEQPLPETFVDYEEKPREYTLSAISTVLDVHTRVSDLFSTPHDQIQEQLRLTIESVKERQENELINNEDYGLLKNVPKKQRIQTRKGAPTPDDLDELISKVWKEPSFFLAHPLAVAAFGRECTRRGVPPATVSLFGAQFLTWRGLPIIPTDKLLVGGETAPKAPGGTTNILLLRVGEKKQGVIGLYQPGLPGEQTPGLSVRFMGINRSAIGSYLISLYCSAAVLTDDAIAVLENVDVGNYYEYK
- a CDS encoding sensor histidine kinase → MPQKEELGTNQTLDLLSELLDTYVWETEDISLCKIPSQLSKRLGLKESEISLSFLLTKIHPSDRTKLEVEIASAKEGQNPDPFELKIAGQDGEFLYFKVGIRYLRTSSEVQGKYIFLLQEITKPKADRESLRQSNRRLKLATKAANVGIWDLDLIKNVLVWDEGMYNLYGVPKAEFSGAYEAWEKSLHPDDKSRAIEDFYNAVAGRKEFDTEFRIIWPDKSVHYIKAIAAVFRDSEGNPIQMIGTNWDITRIKLADQESIKNQENLVLSELMFRGAFENNGIGMAVVSSEGKWLKVNRKLCEILGYAETEFYSLTFQDITHPEDLEKDLSYVKQILDKEIESYKMEKRYFKKDGSIIWINLSVSSVRDKFDNFLYFVSQIEDITEKKIAEQSLIAINYDMKQILDSATQVAIIKTDLQGVITVFSKGAENLFGYSEEELIGKYTPEILHDKEDTAKKGKELSELYNKELKGFDIFSEVAKRESYDSRIWKYRRKDGTVFPAQMIITTVKGYDSKISGFLGIGTDVSGAQEYLERLEDTKLQLEILADQLSRKNAQLLNYAHITSHNLRAPTSNLISLVELVEEAQSEEEIHSLLGKFKISVDYLQETLDSLVEVLKIQEGTRRKIEPVRFDSVLKKITRILEGQILETSAEIRSDFSPLEEFEYDKAYLESILLNLISNSIKYRSSSRIPKIEIRTEIAEGKYLLIVEDNGLGIDLKKYQNKLFGLHKTFHRHPDARGVGLFLTKSQVEALNGRIYAESKLDHGTKMIIELQSLSPLN
- a CDS encoding OmpP1/FadL family transporter produces the protein MHRGLVRNKYSIFIIFLLFVFGSGEVLAVDGLYFNAINSRYLGLAGAGYALGGSPVDVALNPANLSLVKGKKLEFGLGASLIQNRYRDRFQDPNPELVYENDKSTNVVGPGPYIAFKLPVTETINYGVTFYVPGGASGGVDKITRNTPTGETVNQWADINMPGPLGNSKQIKESNSNTFAVFKLVNGLSVKFGNLSLGGSVELAYGTQKLNQKYYDITGNIEIPGQGYYYESSKNAFALGGILGANYSFSDYFRIAYAYQSHVGIPLNGGYNVGTNDPNYYRKTGVSYTFDLPEKHVLGFAFGPENLKFALDFVYTNYGSYLRKANQTLEDPWLPTPLGKTGSADAHLNFRDQWAVILGIEYKASPSWILRGGYSYNSPLVKSNALGGTTGGFFSLTDIVSAGFSYLFDSWSLDIAVSYNIPRKTIEGGKGTDWDLSHAVGSVGNANLTGYSYNARAGIPSFSIGAVKTFD
- a CDS encoding family 2A encapsulin nanocompartment cargo protein cysteine desulfurase; translation: MSTNDFSPEYPGEFSWKDSPPVDPNLIAEWSKNFFGPLSSGSNVDELVLSSSKIPNEIPADSQGIISQAESASKVNSWTSSSGAGYTRVPDLGLSGVGVPTFPGGLNVPGSGQGLPRQNSPFSFLDEFRSFESQAQNIQISDPFSFSPSLVPSVDISSGNFDLSYARKDFPILEERVNGRNLVWLDNAATTHKPQAVIDRLSYFYKHENSNIHRGAHTLAARATDAYEAAREKVKGFLNSSSTEEIVFVRGATEAINLVAQTWGRQNIGKDDEILISWLEHHANIVPWQMLCSEKGAKLKVIPVDETGQIILSEYQRLLTPKTRIVAFTQVSNALGTVTPAGAMIELAHKQGAKVLLDGAQAVSHMPVDVQALDCDFYVFSGHKVFAPTGIGVLFGKKEILDQMTPWQGGGNMIQDVTFERTVYQPAPFRFEAGTGNIADAVGLGAAIDYLNKFGMIRIAEYEHSLLEYGTKELKKIPGLKMIGTAPDKAGVLSFVLEGFKTEDVGRYLAQEGIAVRSGHHCAQPILRRFGLESTVRPSLAFYNTCEDIDALIRALYDLKGGRTSGPL